A portion of the Lathamus discolor isolate bLatDis1 chromosome 5, bLatDis1.hap1, whole genome shotgun sequence genome contains these proteins:
- the EDARADD gene encoding ectodysplasin-A receptor-associated adapter protein isoform X1, protein MAAPQDPLPPADHAAKEPVEDTDPSTLSLTMTEKYPVQDTGVPKDEEYLTDQVTLEIASVNIKTLTSDSGLIQQPEDKDMQSHTDDSLSDLKKTCKEHGTCSLCLFRAPTISDMLNDEDLLYTVRIKLDPCHPTVKNWRNLASKWGMTYDELCFLEQKPQSPTLEFLLRNSDRTVEQLIDLCKFYKRIDVVKVLLKWVEEEWPKRGNRTYQNDF, encoded by the exons CAGATCATGCAGCAAAAGAGCCAGTAGAGGATACGGATCCAAGCACTCTTTCATTAACAATG ACTGAAAAATACCCTGTCCAAGACACAGGAGTTCCTAAAG ATGAGGAATACCTAACAGATCAAGTTACACTGGAAATTGCATCTGTGAACATCAAGACCCTTACGTCAGATTCTGGCCTAATCCAGCAG cCAGAAGACAAAGACATGCAAAGCCATACTGATGACTCACTGTCAG ATCTCAAGAAAACCTGCAAGGAACATGGCACCTGCTCCTTGTGCTTATTCCGTGCACCGACCATCAGTGACATGCTCAATGATGAGGACTTGTTGTACACAGTGAGGATAAAGCTGGATCCCTGCCACCCAACAGTGAAAAACTGGAGGAATTTAGCAAGCAAGTGGGGGATGACTTACGATGAATTGTGTTTCCTCGAACAGAAGCCCCAAAGTCCCACCTTGGAGTTCTTGCTACGGAATAGTGACCGGACTGTGGAGCAGCTGATTGATCTCTGTAAATTTTATAAGAGAATTGATGTTGTAAAAGTGCTGCTGAAAtgggtggaggaggaatggccCAAAAGAGGGAACAGAACTTACCAGAATGATTTCTAG
- the EDARADD gene encoding ectodysplasin-A receptor-associated adapter protein isoform X2: MAAPQDPLPPDHAAKEPVEDTDPSTLSLTMTEKYPVQDTGVPKDEEYLTDQVTLEIASVNIKTLTSDSGLIQQPEDKDMQSHTDDSLSDLKKTCKEHGTCSLCLFRAPTISDMLNDEDLLYTVRIKLDPCHPTVKNWRNLASKWGMTYDELCFLEQKPQSPTLEFLLRNSDRTVEQLIDLCKFYKRIDVVKVLLKWVEEEWPKRGNRTYQNDF, encoded by the exons ATCATGCAGCAAAAGAGCCAGTAGAGGATACGGATCCAAGCACTCTTTCATTAACAATG ACTGAAAAATACCCTGTCCAAGACACAGGAGTTCCTAAAG ATGAGGAATACCTAACAGATCAAGTTACACTGGAAATTGCATCTGTGAACATCAAGACCCTTACGTCAGATTCTGGCCTAATCCAGCAG cCAGAAGACAAAGACATGCAAAGCCATACTGATGACTCACTGTCAG ATCTCAAGAAAACCTGCAAGGAACATGGCACCTGCTCCTTGTGCTTATTCCGTGCACCGACCATCAGTGACATGCTCAATGATGAGGACTTGTTGTACACAGTGAGGATAAAGCTGGATCCCTGCCACCCAACAGTGAAAAACTGGAGGAATTTAGCAAGCAAGTGGGGGATGACTTACGATGAATTGTGTTTCCTCGAACAGAAGCCCCAAAGTCCCACCTTGGAGTTCTTGCTACGGAATAGTGACCGGACTGTGGAGCAGCTGATTGATCTCTGTAAATTTTATAAGAGAATTGATGTTGTAAAAGTGCTGCTGAAAtgggtggaggaggaatggccCAAAAGAGGGAACAGAACTTACCAGAATGATTTCTAG
- the LGALS8 gene encoding galectin-8 → MALNGQKKTINNPIIPYVGTIFGGLAPGQLIKIHGTVPDDADRFQVDLQCGSSVTPRADVAFHFNPRFKRSGCIVCNTLERERWGWEEITYEMPFQKGKSFEIIIMVLKNKFQVTVNKKHLLLYNHRISLERIDTLGIYGKVQIKTIDFVPDGEMPDGSQFTVPYVKKLDTGLRPGCTVTIKGELNKNPKSFTINLKSSDSKDIALHLNPQVKNKDFIRNSYLHDSWGEKEKEIANFPFSPGIYFELIIFCDAHEFKVAVNGVHTLEYKHRFKQLEKINIVEIIGDIQLLDVRSW, encoded by the exons ATGGCCTTGAATGGACAGAAGAAGACAATCAATAATCCG ATCATTCCATATGTTGGGACAATATTTGGTGGCCTTGCTCCTGGACAGCTGATTAAGATCCATGGGACTGTTCCTGATGATGCAGACAG GTTCCAGGTGGATTTACAGTGTGGCAGCAGCGTAACGCCTCGAGCTGATGTGGCGTTTCATTTCAACCCCCGCTTCAAAAGGTCTGGCTGTATTGTTTGCAACACGCTGGAGAGGGAAAGATGGGGCTGGGAGGAGATCACTTACGAGATGCCCTTTCAAAAAGGGAAATCATTTGAGATTATCATCATggttttaaagaataaattccAG GTGACTGTAAACAAGAAGCACTTGCTCCTCTATAACCACAGAATTAGCCTTGAAAGAATTGATACTCTTGGAATATATGGCAAAGTGCAGATCAAAACTATAGATTTTGTTCCTGAT GGGGAAATGCCAGATGGTTCACAATTC ACTGTTCCTTATGTTAAGAAACTTGATACAGGACTTCGTCCAGGATGCACAGTTACCATTAAAGGAGAACTGAATAAAAACCCAAAGAG CTTTACGATAAATCTGAAATCAAGTGACTCCAAGGACATTGCATTACATCTGAATCcccaagtgaaaaataaagattttataaGGAATTCGTACCTTCATGAcagctggggagaaaaagaaaaggaaattgccAATTTCCCTTTCAGCCCTGGGATATACTTTGAG ctGATCATTTTCTGTGATGCTCACGAGTTCAAAGTTGCTGTCAATGGTGTTCACACTTTGGAATACAAGCATCGTTTTAAACAACTTGAAAAGATCAACATAGTGGAAATCATAGGAGATATTCAATTGTTAGATGTGAGGAGCTGGTAG
- the EDARADD gene encoding ectodysplasin-A receptor-associated adapter protein isoform X3, which translates to MMDLDFSADHAAKEPVEDTDPSTLSLTMTEKYPVQDTGVPKDEEYLTDQVTLEIASVNIKTLTSDSGLIQQPEDKDMQSHTDDSLSDLKKTCKEHGTCSLCLFRAPTISDMLNDEDLLYTVRIKLDPCHPTVKNWRNLASKWGMTYDELCFLEQKPQSPTLEFLLRNSDRTVEQLIDLCKFYKRIDVVKVLLKWVEEEWPKRGNRTYQNDF; encoded by the exons CAGATCATGCAGCAAAAGAGCCAGTAGAGGATACGGATCCAAGCACTCTTTCATTAACAATG ACTGAAAAATACCCTGTCCAAGACACAGGAGTTCCTAAAG ATGAGGAATACCTAACAGATCAAGTTACACTGGAAATTGCATCTGTGAACATCAAGACCCTTACGTCAGATTCTGGCCTAATCCAGCAG cCAGAAGACAAAGACATGCAAAGCCATACTGATGACTCACTGTCAG ATCTCAAGAAAACCTGCAAGGAACATGGCACCTGCTCCTTGTGCTTATTCCGTGCACCGACCATCAGTGACATGCTCAATGATGAGGACTTGTTGTACACAGTGAGGATAAAGCTGGATCCCTGCCACCCAACAGTGAAAAACTGGAGGAATTTAGCAAGCAAGTGGGGGATGACTTACGATGAATTGTGTTTCCTCGAACAGAAGCCCCAAAGTCCCACCTTGGAGTTCTTGCTACGGAATAGTGACCGGACTGTGGAGCAGCTGATTGATCTCTGTAAATTTTATAAGAGAATTGATGTTGTAAAAGTGCTGCTGAAAtgggtggaggaggaatggccCAAAAGAGGGAACAGAACTTACCAGAATGATTTCTAG